From Apium graveolens cultivar Ventura chromosome 9, ASM990537v1, whole genome shotgun sequence, the proteins below share one genomic window:
- the LOC141683168 gene encoding pentatricopeptide repeat-containing protein At2g15980 isoform X2 — protein MPSISSITKNTIPHFTPPKLSLPFSSSTPSLLPEDKTVISTAVTILKHHRSKSRWTHLRSLFPAGFTPTQVSQITLQLRNNPHLALNYFNFTVQHSLCAHSLHSYCTIIHVLARGRQKCEAQRMIQCVLGKFREAHLVGFSKKPKIFEGLMRTYRACDSAPFVFDLLVLSLLQAKRIDQAVEVERMLRSKGMFLKISTCNDLIKNVCKLNDCFVGYDLYKEIFRGFEGLEGGFSGKGVRVVVPNVHTFNVIMIGFYREGLVENVEEVWEEMVRRGCEGNSYSYSVLMAVYCEVERMVDALRVWEEMGRKGLERDLVAYNTIIGGFCKVGEVKRAEEFFGQMELNGFNGSCVTYEHLISGYCKIGDVDSALLLYKGMCRKGFRPESFTVDEVINGLCGKNRVSEALEYLTVAVKKHDIVPKGTSYEFVIKGLCQEGRMEDGLKLQADMVGKGYEPNSEVYNAFIEGYMKQGNEDRARKLRKEMVEIQEQQEAIR, from the coding sequence ATGCCATCTATCTCATCCATCACCAAAAACACAATTCCCCATTTTACCCCTCCAAAACTCTCACTCCCCTTCTCATCCTCCACACCCTCACTTCTCCCCGAGGACAAAACCGTAATTTCAACCGCCGTCACCATCCTCAAACACCACCGTTCAAAATCCCGGTGGACCCATCTCCGGTCACTCTTCCCGGCCGGTTTCACACCCACCCAAGTTTCCCAAATTACCCTCCAACTTCGCAATAATCCCCATCTTGCCCTCAACTACTTCAACTTCACTGTTCAACACTCTCTTTGTGCTCACTCTTTACACTCTTATTGTACTATCATTCATGTTCTTGCTCGTGGTAGACAGAAATGTGAAGCTCAGAGGATGATTCAGTGTGTTTTGGGCAAATTTAGAGAGGCCCATTTGGTTGGTTTTTCGAAAAAGCCCAAGATTTTTGAGGGGTTGATGAGGACTTATAGGGCTTGTGATTCTGCCccttttgtgtttgatttactcGTGTTGTCGTTATTGCAGGCGAAACGGATTGATCAGGCTGTGGAGGTGGAGAGAATGTTGCGGTCCAAGGGTATGTTTTTAAAGATTAGTACTTGTAATGATTTGATCAAGAATGTGTGTAAATTGAATGATTGTTTTGTTGGTTATGATTTGTATAAAGAGATTTTTCGGGGTTTTGAGGGTTTAGAGGGGGGTTTTAGTGGGAAGGGTGTGAGGGTTGTGGTGCCGAATGTGCATACTTTTAATGTGATAATGATTGGTTTTTATCGAGAAGGGTTGGTTGAGAATGTGGAAGAGGTTTGGGAGGAGATGGTGAGGAGGGGGTGTGAGGGGAATTCGTATAGTTATAGTGTTTTGATGGCGGTGTATTGTGAGGTTGAGAGGATGGTGGATGCTTTGAGGGTGTGGGAAGAAATGGGGAGGAAGGGTTTGGAGCGTGATTTGGTTGCTTATAATACGATAATTGGGGGGTTTTGTAAGGTTGGCGAGGTTAAGAGGGCTGAGGAGTTTTTTGGACAGATGGAGTTAAATGGGTTCAATGGTAGTTGTGTTACGTATGAGCATCTTATAAGTGGATATTGTAAGATTGGGGATGTTGATTCGGCTTTGTTATTGTACAAGGGAATGTGTAGGAAAGGTTTTAGACCGGAAAGTTTTACAGTTGATGAAGTGATTAACGGACTTTGTGGGAAGAATAGAGTTTCTGAAGCGTTAGAGTATCTAACGGTTGCTGTCAAGAAACATGATATTGTTCCAAAGGGAACAAGTTATGAGTTTGTTATCAAGGGTTTGTGTCAGGAGGGAAGGATGGAAGATGGATTAAAGCTTCAGGCTGACATGGTTGGGAAAGGCTATGAGCCTAATTCTGAGGTATATAATGCTTTTATAGAAGGATACATGAAGCAAGGGAACGAGGATCGAGCTAGAAAACTAAGGAAGGAGATGGTTGAGATTCAAGAACAGCAGGAAGCAATTAGATAG